The following coding sequences lie in one Planctomycetota bacterium genomic window:
- a CDS encoding AAA family ATPase: protein MYERFTDRARKVMQLANQEAQRFNHEYIGTEHVLLGLIKEGSGVAANVLKNLDVDLRKIRLEVEKLVQSGPDMVTMGKLPQTPRAKKVIEYSMEEARNLGHNYVGTEHILLGLLREQEGVAAQVLMNLGLKLEEVREEVLNLLGHGIEGSEGGERTPSGGAGQASGGSGAASGEGGKAAKSKTPALDSFGRDLTELARQTKLDPVIGREKEIERAVQILCRRTKNNPVLLGEAGVGKTAIVEGLAQRVVDGDVPEIMSDKRIVVLDLAMMVAGTKYRGQFEERIKAVMNEVRRAKNTILFIDELHTLVGAGGAEGAIDASNVLKPALARGEIQRIGATTLDEYRKYIEKDSALDRRFQIIMVEPSTKP, encoded by the coding sequence ATGTACGAGCGCTTTACCGACCGGGCCCGGAAGGTCATGCAATTGGCCAACCAGGAAGCGCAACGGTTCAATCACGAGTACATCGGCACCGAGCACGTGCTGCTGGGTCTGATCAAGGAAGGGAGCGGCGTCGCCGCCAACGTGCTCAAGAATCTGGACGTCGATCTGCGCAAGATCCGTCTGGAAGTCGAAAAGCTCGTCCAGAGCGGGCCCGACATGGTCACGATGGGCAAGCTGCCCCAGACCCCGCGCGCCAAGAAGGTCATCGAGTACTCGATGGAAGAGGCCCGCAACCTGGGTCACAACTACGTCGGCACCGAACACATTCTGCTTGGCCTGTTGCGCGAGCAAGAAGGCGTGGCCGCCCAGGTGTTGATGAACCTGGGGCTCAAGCTGGAAGAAGTCCGCGAAGAGGTGCTGAACCTGTTGGGTCACGGCATCGAAGGAAGCGAAGGGGGCGAACGCACCCCGTCGGGTGGCGCTGGCCAAGCCAGTGGCGGCAGTGGCGCAGCCTCGGGCGAAGGGGGCAAAGCGGCCAAAAGCAAGACTCCAGCGCTCGACAGCTTTGGCCGCGACCTGACCGAGTTGGCTCGCCAGACGAAGCTCGATCCCGTGATCGGCCGCGAAAAGGAAATCGAACGGGCCGTGCAGATTCTCTGCCGCCGGACCAAGAACAACCCCGTGCTGCTGGGCGAAGCCGGCGTCGGCAAGACGGCCATCGTCGAAGGCCTGGCCCAGCGCGTGGTTGACGGTGACGTGCCCGAGATCATGAGCGACAAGCGGATTGTGGTGTTGGACCTGGCCATGATGGTGGCCGGCACCAAGTACCGCGGCCAGTTCGAAGAGCGCATCAAGGCGGTGATGAACGAAGTCCGCCGCGCCAAGAACACCATCCTGTTCATCGACGAGTTGCACACCCTGGTCGGAGCTGGTGGCGCGGAAGGGGCGATCGACGCCTCGAACGTGCTCAAGCCGGCGCTGGCCCGCGGCGAGATCCAGCGCATCGGCGCCACGACCCTGGACGAGTACCGCAAGTACATCGAAAAGGACAGCGCGCTTGATCGCCGCTTCCAGATCATCATGGTCGAGCCGTCGACCAAGCCCG
- a CDS encoding thiamine phosphate synthase, with protein MRYQYTPATERALAAAAAWRNPQRDDELTAAAVLAGLLAEPETRAAEMLAARGISLSTVLEHWPLERQAAATKGRPHFAADFDSAIAEAIARVGEYLRPLNLATEHLLLGLATADGEVAQWLRLQGCDIAALETEIHRLYGYEPGPVDLEWDDDAPDEVESPSAPVVTSAGASQDVASTAKVSRQLVTQAIDGSDQRAAALRVLDAAANRVREGLRVAEDYVRFVLDDRHLTSLVKGLRHDLAAALAVLPAEALLACRDTVGDVGTSVSTDAEQSRPDCHAVAAAALKRAQEALRSLEEFGKVVDSNMATQFEQIRYRSYTFERTMRGMCHNAARLANTRLYVLIDGRRGAQDFGSLVQELIEAGVDCLQLRDKDLDDRELLVRARQLRELTRDTRTLFVMNDRPDLAVLAEADGIHVGQDELPVAAVRRIVGPQMMIGVSTHSLEQARQAVVDGADYLGVGPVFPSSTKTFGKFPGLELVRAVSAEIKLPAFAIGGITAENVASVLAAGVGRVAVANAIIGASSPREAVAKFRAALSASANAFCSPLAPRP; from the coding sequence ATGCGTTACCAATACACGCCTGCTACCGAGCGCGCTTTGGCCGCCGCTGCGGCTTGGCGCAATCCCCAGCGCGACGACGAGTTGACTGCGGCGGCGGTGCTGGCAGGTTTGCTGGCCGAGCCCGAGACGCGCGCGGCCGAGATGCTGGCGGCGCGGGGGATTTCGCTGTCGACCGTGCTCGAACACTGGCCGCTCGAGCGACAGGCAGCAGCGACGAAGGGGCGGCCGCATTTCGCCGCCGACTTCGACAGCGCGATCGCCGAGGCGATTGCCCGCGTGGGCGAGTACCTCAGGCCGTTGAATCTGGCGACCGAGCATTTGCTGCTGGGGCTGGCGACGGCCGACGGCGAAGTAGCGCAGTGGCTGCGGTTGCAAGGTTGCGACATCGCGGCGCTCGAAACCGAGATTCATCGACTCTACGGATATGAGCCTGGGCCGGTCGACCTGGAATGGGATGACGACGCGCCCGACGAGGTGGAATCGCCGTCGGCCCCCGTGGTCACGAGTGCTGGCGCTTCGCAAGACGTTGCGTCAACTGCCAAGGTTTCGCGCCAGCTAGTGACTCAGGCGATCGACGGCAGCGATCAGCGGGCGGCGGCGCTGCGCGTGCTCGACGCCGCGGCAAACCGAGTTCGCGAAGGGCTGCGCGTGGCCGAAGACTATGTGCGTTTCGTGCTCGACGATCGCCACCTGACGTCGCTGGTCAAGGGGCTGCGCCACGATCTGGCCGCGGCGCTGGCGGTGTTGCCGGCCGAGGCGCTGCTGGCCTGCCGCGACACCGTGGGGGACGTCGGCACGTCGGTGTCGACCGACGCCGAACAGTCACGCCCCGATTGCCATGCCGTGGCGGCCGCCGCCTTGAAGCGGGCTCAAGAAGCGCTCCGTAGTCTGGAAGAGTTTGGCAAGGTCGTTGATTCCAACATGGCGACACAGTTCGAACAGATTCGCTACCGCTCGTACACGTTCGAGCGAACCATGCGCGGCATGTGTCACAATGCTGCACGACTGGCCAACACTCGGCTGTACGTGCTGATCGACGGTCGCCGCGGCGCCCAGGACTTTGGCAGTTTGGTTCAGGAACTGATCGAGGCCGGCGTCGATTGCTTGCAGTTGCGAGACAAAGACCTCGACGATCGTGAGTTGCTGGTCCGAGCGCGACAGTTGCGCGAGTTGACGCGCGACACGCGAACATTGTTCGTGATGAACGATCGGCCCGATCTGGCCGTGCTGGCCGAGGCCGACGGGATCCACGTGGGACAAGACGAGCTGCCCGTTGCGGCGGTGCGGCGGATCGTGGGACCGCAAATGATGATTGGCGTCTCGACTCATTCGCTCGAACAAGCGCGCCAGGCGGTCGTTGATGGAGCCGACTACCTGGGAGTCGGCCCGGTCTTTCCGTCGTCAACGAAGACTTTTGGAAAGTTCCCGGGATTGGAACTGGTGCGCGCCGTGTCGGCCGAGATCAAGCTGCCAGCCTTCGCGATCGGCGGGATCACGGCCGAGAATGTCGCCAGCGTGTTGGCCGCCGGAGTCGGTCGTGTAGCAGTGGCCAACGCGATCATCGGCGCGTCGTCACCTCGCGAAGCCGTGGCCAAGTTCCGAGCCGCGCTCTCAGCCAGTGCTAATGCATTTTGCTCGCCCCTAGCCCCTCGCCCCTAG
- a CDS encoding TlpA family protein disulfide reductase, whose amino-acid sequence MKRGISRGHASARLLCLTGAIALLLTAGCRRPKAERLDDLKLEPLTGQSQAIAPDDLKGQVVVLNFWGTWCPPCRQEFPHILEMWRHYRQEKDCQILAVSCGSGAEDAGQLKSETTAFLAERDAGDFPCYSDLERRTRMAVQRAVGFEGYPTTLIIDRQGKIRGTWFDYRNGTELEMVSLLEQCLKEEKRG is encoded by the coding sequence ATGAAACGAGGTATTTCCCGAGGGCACGCCAGCGCAAGACTCCTGTGCCTGACGGGTGCGATCGCGTTGTTGCTGACGGCGGGCTGCCGTCGCCCGAAGGCCGAACGGTTGGACGACCTGAAGCTCGAACCACTGACTGGCCAGTCCCAAGCCATCGCGCCCGACGATCTGAAGGGACAAGTAGTCGTACTCAATTTCTGGGGAACCTGGTGCCCGCCCTGCCGGCAAGAGTTCCCGCACATCCTGGAAATGTGGCGGCACTATCGCCAGGAAAAAGATTGCCAGATTCTGGCCGTCTCGTGCGGCTCGGGCGCGGAAGACGCCGGACAGCTCAAGAGCGAAACCACCGCCTTCCTGGCCGAGCGCGACGCCGGCGACTTTCCCTGCTATTCCGACTTGGAACGGCGCACGCGAATGGCCGTGCAGCGGGCCGTCGGTTTTGAAGGCTACCCCACCACGTTGATCATCGACCGCCAGGGGAAGATTCGCGGCACTTGGTTCGACTACCGCAACGGCACCGAATTGGAGATGGTGTCGCTACTGGAGCAGTGCTTGAAGGAAGAGAAGAGGGGCTAG
- a CDS encoding HlyC/CorC family transporter, translated as MSVGSALIIFSMIVLNAMFAAFEIALASVSIGRLQALADQHRRGARAALKMKQNIEGSLAVIQLGITLVGSVAAATGGASAEERLSPLLVQYLGVTNRVADFLGLALVVLPLSAAMIVVGELIPKVFALKNKEWVSLRLSPLMMLMTAVAKPAVWALETTSTGILDWVSRLWQPRVEGHRNEVAEIEELRAIVALARTSRLIGGQEERIILGAARLSNRKISEIMIPVSEIVSLDLSHTMAESLVIAHNEMHTRFPVCAEPGDLQTICGYVNFKDIVSELRLSPNQPSLRGIMRAIPSLPDDITIATALQRLTVGHVHIALVRNNDAEIVGLVTLEDILEELVGDIQDEYDRMPAHVIEAGAGWVMGGGTSLERLESATGVQIDRTTLPPDTRSLHDWVRGRLDRTVHGGDIVRADGLRVLVRKVRRQKVLEAQVSLDERQPRAPKPESESTTPAA; from the coding sequence ATGTCGGTAGGCTCGGCCCTGATCATCTTTTCGATGATCGTTCTGAACGCCATGTTCGCGGCCTTTGAAATCGCACTGGCCAGCGTCTCGATCGGCCGGCTGCAAGCGTTAGCCGATCAACATCGCCGAGGCGCGCGGGCTGCCCTGAAGATGAAGCAGAACATCGAGGGGAGTCTGGCGGTGATTCAACTGGGGATCACACTCGTCGGCTCGGTGGCCGCCGCCACGGGGGGGGCCAGCGCCGAAGAGCGTTTGTCGCCGCTGTTGGTCCAATACCTGGGCGTGACGAACCGCGTGGCCGACTTTCTGGGCCTGGCGCTGGTTGTCTTGCCGTTGAGCGCCGCCATGATCGTGGTCGGAGAACTGATTCCCAAGGTCTTCGCCCTGAAGAACAAGGAATGGGTTTCGCTGCGGTTGTCGCCGTTGATGATGCTGATGACCGCCGTGGCCAAGCCCGCGGTCTGGGCGCTCGAAACGACGTCGACCGGGATTCTCGATTGGGTGTCACGGCTGTGGCAACCTCGCGTCGAGGGCCACCGGAACGAAGTGGCCGAGATCGAGGAACTGCGGGCGATCGTGGCCTTGGCACGCACGTCGCGGTTGATCGGCGGCCAAGAAGAACGGATCATCCTCGGCGCGGCGCGGCTTTCGAACCGCAAGATTTCCGAGATCATGATCCCGGTCTCGGAGATTGTCTCGCTCGATTTGTCGCACACCATGGCCGAAAGCCTGGTGATCGCCCACAACGAAATGCATACGCGGTTTCCAGTTTGTGCCGAGCCAGGGGATTTGCAAACCATCTGCGGCTATGTGAACTTCAAGGACATCGTTTCGGAATTGCGACTGAGCCCGAATCAACCCTCGTTGCGCGGGATTATGCGCGCGATTCCGTCGCTGCCTGACGACATCACGATTGCCACGGCATTGCAGCGTTTGACCGTGGGACACGTACACATCGCCCTGGTGCGCAACAACGATGCCGAGATTGTCGGGCTGGTGACGCTCGAGGACATTCTCGAAGAGCTGGTCGGCGACATTCAGGACGAATATGATCGCATGCCGGCGCACGTCATCGAGGCCGGCGCTGGTTGGGTGATGGGAGGCGGCACGTCGCTGGAACGGCTGGAATCGGCCACCGGCGTGCAGATCGACCGCACGACGCTTCCGCCCGACACGCGATCGCTGCACGACTGGGTGCGCGGCCGGCTCGACCGGACGGTGCATGGTGGCGATATCGTGCGGGCCGACGGTCTGAGGGTGCTGGTGCGCAAAGTCCGCCGGCAAAAGGTGCTCGAGGCCCAGGTCTCGCTCGACGAGCGCCAGCCGCGCGCCCCCAAGCCCGAGAGCGAATCAACGACGCCGGCCGCCTAA
- the cyaB gene encoding class IV adenylate cyclase, translating to MRYEVESKFPIHDPQGLAREFAARGVVWGEAEQHADSYFNHPARDFAQTDEALRIRQIGDVNHVTYKGPKIDTTTKTRREIELPLAAGAEMARGLSEMLSALGFRPVATVRKERRHGALAWQGFEVTLAWDNAEALGEFLELEIVAPEAQMHAARDAIVSLAADLKLGAAERRSYLEMLLAARGK from the coding sequence ATGCGCTACGAAGTCGAAAGCAAGTTCCCGATTCACGACCCGCAAGGGCTGGCGCGCGAGTTTGCCGCGCGGGGTGTCGTTTGGGGCGAAGCCGAGCAGCACGCCGACTCGTACTTCAATCATCCGGCCCGCGACTTTGCCCAGACGGACGAAGCTTTGCGGATTCGACAGATCGGCGACGTGAACCACGTCACCTACAAAGGGCCCAAAATCGACACGACGACCAAGACCCGGCGCGAGATCGAACTGCCGCTGGCCGCGGGGGCCGAAATGGCGCGGGGCTTGAGCGAGATGCTCTCCGCTTTGGGTTTTCGTCCGGTCGCCACGGTGCGTAAAGAACGCCGTCACGGCGCGCTCGCCTGGCAAGGTTTTGAAGTCACGTTGGCTTGGGACAATGCCGAGGCGTTAGGCGAGTTTCTAGAACTCGAGATCGTCGCGCCCGAGGCGCAAATGCACGCTGCGCGCGACGCGATTGTTTCCTTGGCCGCCGATTTGAAGCTGGGCGCGGCCGAGCGGCGCAGCTATTTGGAAATGCTGCTGGCGGCTCGCGGCAAGTAA
- a CDS encoding DUF1501 domain-containing protein, translated as MLRWLGSSQRSGTGWTRRELLRAGSLGAAGLTLPELLRTEHERSAAAAVARGAGFGQAKRCVILYLYGAASQLETFDPKPDAPVEVRNVFDTIETTTPGLRISEHLPRLAKVLDRCTVVRSMTHPYNIHSAAYTLSGIPAVDVGMELNPNDRRHWPYLGSVLEYLAERQGTHRASQIPSNMALPFQFSSRSPEFTRAGPYGAFLGHKYDPVWTEFEGEPTKSVARWRGNTDRDVAEPYLGIASSGRFTLPGAATLQAGMTLDRLATRRSLLEQFDDQRRDLHQATAVQTRDRFQEMAFSLISSGAMRTALDIDREPQEVRERYGMTLFGQATLAARRLIEAGGRLVTVFWDEIVTANSAWDTHFDQVERLRDELLPGLDMALSSLLLDLEARGMLDDTLVCCITEHGRTPKLDRVRGGGRGHWSRAYSGLFAGGGIARQRVIGRTDQQAGDVVERPVSPKDILSTMYHLLGVDSHTLVHDGQGRPYPLVADGELVGELLA; from the coding sequence ATGCTGCGCTGGCTGGGATCGTCACAACGGAGCGGAACGGGCTGGACACGGCGCGAGCTATTGCGCGCCGGCAGCCTGGGGGCGGCCGGGCTGACGCTGCCTGAGCTGCTGCGCACCGAGCACGAGCGCTCGGCCGCGGCCGCCGTGGCGCGCGGGGCGGGCTTTGGCCAGGCCAAGCGTTGCGTCATTCTCTACCTGTACGGCGCGGCCAGTCAGCTCGAAACCTTCGATCCCAAGCCCGACGCGCCGGTCGAGGTCCGCAATGTCTTCGACACGATCGAAACCACGACACCGGGCTTGCGCATCTCGGAGCACCTGCCGCGACTGGCCAAGGTGCTCGATCGCTGCACCGTCGTGCGGTCGATGACGCATCCCTATAACATTCATTCGGCGGCTTACACCCTCTCGGGCATTCCGGCGGTCGATGTCGGGATGGAATTGAACCCCAACGACCGGCGACATTGGCCGTATCTGGGCTCGGTGCTCGAGTATCTGGCCGAACGACAGGGGACGCACCGCGCGTCGCAAATTCCCAGCAACATGGCGTTGCCGTTTCAGTTCAGCAGCCGGAGTCCCGAGTTCACGCGCGCCGGTCCTTACGGGGCGTTCCTCGGTCACAAGTACGACCCGGTCTGGACCGAATTCGAGGGGGAACCGACCAAGAGCGTGGCGCGCTGGCGAGGCAACACCGACCGAGATGTAGCCGAGCCTTACCTGGGTATCGCCTCGAGCGGGCGATTCACGCTGCCCGGCGCGGCGACGTTGCAGGCGGGCATGACGCTTGATCGGCTGGCCACGCGGCGCTCGTTGCTTGAACAGTTCGACGATCAGCGCCGCGACTTGCACCAGGCGACGGCCGTGCAGACGCGCGATCGGTTCCAGGAGATGGCCTTCTCGCTGATCAGCTCCGGAGCCATGCGCACGGCGTTGGACATTGATCGCGAGCCCCAGGAAGTCCGCGAGCGCTACGGGATGACGCTGTTTGGCCAAGCCACCTTGGCGGCGCGACGGCTGATCGAAGCCGGCGGTCGCCTGGTGACCGTCTTTTGGGACGAGATCGTCACGGCCAACAGTGCGTGGGACACGCACTTCGACCAGGTCGAACGCCTGCGCGATGAGCTGCTGCCAGGGCTCGACATGGCGCTGAGCTCGTTGCTGTTGGATTTGGAAGCCCGCGGCATGCTCGACGATACGCTCGTCTGCTGCATTACCGAGCATGGGCGCACGCCCAAGCTGGACCGGGTGCGCGGCGGAGGGCGCGGCCACTGGTCGCGCGCCTATAGCGGCTTGTTTGCTGGCGGTGGCATCGCGCGCCAGCGTGTCATTGGCCGCACCGACCAGCAAGCCGGCGACGTGGTCGAGCGCCCGGTTTCTCCCAAAGACATTCTGAGCACGATGTACCACCTGTTGGGTGTCGACAGCCACACCCTGGTTCACGACGGGCAAGGGCGGCCTTACCCGTTGGTGGCCGACGGCGAGTTGGTGGGCGAGTTACTCGCCTAG